Proteins from one Mycobacterium sp. HUMS_12744610 genomic window:
- a CDS encoding virulence factor Mce family protein: MSTIFDIRNVRLPKVSGRAMVVGVLAVVFVCIAAVAGVQLYRKLTNTTVVAYFSETLALYPGDKVQIMGVRVGSIDAIEPLGDKMRVTLHYSNKYKVPARATASILNPSLVASRTIQLSPPYTGGPVLEDGAVIPIERTQVPVEWDQLRDSINGILRQLGPTARQPKGPFGEVIEKAADNLAGKGKQVNDTLNNLSQALTALNEGRGDFVAITRSLAQFVGALYQNDRQFVALNADLAEFTGWFTKSDHDVADTVGRIDDVLATARKFVSDNRSALTHDVGNLADVTTTILQPGPRDGLETALHVLPTFAGNFNNLYHPLNSSLVGLFAFPNFANPLQFVCSAIQAGSRLGYQDSAELCAQYLAPVLDAIKFNYLPAGANFFNSPATLPKEVAYSEQRLHPPPGYKDTTVPGIFARDTPFAHGNHEPGWVVAPGMQGTPVQPPTANMLTPESLAELMGGPDAPPPPPGVTMPGPPNAYDESNPLPPPWYPQPAHPGPGQ; the protein is encoded by the coding sequence ATGAGCACCATCTTCGACATTCGCAACGTGCGGTTGCCGAAAGTGTCGGGCAGGGCAATGGTCGTCGGAGTGCTCGCGGTGGTGTTCGTCTGCATCGCGGCGGTCGCGGGGGTGCAGCTCTACCGGAAACTGACCAACACCACGGTCGTCGCATATTTTTCCGAGACCCTCGCCCTGTACCCCGGCGACAAGGTCCAGATCATGGGGGTGCGGGTCGGTTCGATCGATGCGATCGAGCCACTCGGCGACAAGATGCGAGTCACGCTGCACTACAGCAACAAGTACAAGGTGCCCGCCCGGGCCACGGCATCGATCCTGAATCCCAGCCTGGTGGCATCGCGCACCATCCAGCTCTCACCGCCCTACACCGGCGGGCCGGTGCTCGAGGACGGCGCGGTGATCCCGATCGAGCGCACCCAGGTGCCCGTCGAGTGGGATCAGCTGCGCGATTCCATCAACGGGATCCTGCGCCAACTCGGCCCGACGGCCCGGCAGCCGAAAGGGCCATTCGGTGAGGTCATCGAAAAGGCGGCCGACAACCTGGCCGGAAAAGGCAAGCAGGTCAACGACACCCTGAACAACCTGTCGCAGGCGCTGACCGCGCTGAACGAGGGCCGGGGCGACTTCGTCGCGATCACCCGAAGCCTCGCGCAGTTCGTCGGCGCGCTGTACCAGAACGACCGGCAGTTCGTCGCACTCAACGCCGACCTCGCCGAGTTCACCGGCTGGTTCACCAAATCCGACCATGACGTGGCGGACACGGTGGGCCGGATCGACGACGTTCTGGCAACCGCCCGGAAGTTCGTCAGCGACAACCGGTCCGCGCTGACGCACGACGTCGGCAACCTCGCCGACGTGACCACCACGATCCTGCAACCCGGGCCGCGCGACGGCCTGGAAACCGCGCTGCACGTGCTGCCCACCTTCGCGGGCAACTTCAACAACCTCTACCACCCGTTGAACAGCTCGCTGGTGGGCCTGTTCGCGTTCCCGAACTTCGCCAACCCGCTTCAGTTCGTCTGCAGTGCCATCCAGGCCGGCAGCCGACTGGGCTACCAGGACTCGGCCGAGCTGTGCGCGCAGTATCTGGCGCCGGTGCTGGACGCCATCAAGTTCAACTACCTGCCCGCCGGCGCGAACTTCTTCAACTCGCCGGCCACCCTGCCCAAGGAGGTGGCCTACTCCGAACAGCGGCTGCACCCCCCGCCGGGGTACAAGGACACCACCGTCCCGGGGATCTTCGCGCGCGACACACCGTTTGCGCACGGCAACCACGAGCCCGGCTGGGTCGTGGCGCCGGGCATGCAGGGCACGCCGGTGCAACCGCCCACGGCGAACATGCTGACCCCGGAATCGCTGGCCGAGCTCATGGGCGGCCCGGACGCGCCGCCCCCGCCGCCGGGTGTGACCATGCCCGGTCCGCCGAACGCCTATGACGAATCCAATCCGCTTCCGCCGCCCTGGTACCCGCAGCCCGCCCACCCGGGGCCGGGCCAGTGA
- a CDS encoding virulence factor Mce family protein, with amino-acid sequence MRTLTEVNRGRVGLMGALITLLAVGVGQSFTSVPMLFATPTYYAQFADTGGISTGDRVEIAGVNVGLVRSLVIRGNSVLIGFSLPGKRIGTQSRVAIRTDTFLGRKDMQIQPRGSEPLRPNGILPSGQTTTPYQIYDAFVDVTKAATDWNIDVVKRSLNVLSETFDQTAPHLSAALDGVAKFSETIGGRDEQIKQLLANANKVAGVLGDRSEQVNGLLVNAKTLLAAFRERSQALRILLSNVSAVSAQVSGLINDNPHAHHVLQQLGTVSDELVKRKNELADVLVLLSRYAASLTEAVASGPFFKAIVANLLPYQVLQPWVDAAFKKRGIDPENFWRSAGLPAFRWPDPNGTRFPNGAPPPAPPVLEGTPDHPGPAVPPGSPCSYTPPAGASPRPANPLPCKVSDQGPFGTVAGGFPAPPDLQVSPPNPDGASPTPGVPSAARPGETPPDVPGTPVPLPTHAPPGARTQPLTGGEQP; translated from the coding sequence ATGAGAACGCTCACGGAGGTCAACCGCGGCCGCGTCGGGCTGATGGGCGCCCTAATCACGCTGCTCGCCGTCGGCGTCGGGCAAAGCTTCACCAGCGTGCCGATGCTGTTCGCCACACCGACCTACTACGCGCAGTTCGCCGACACCGGCGGCATCAGCACGGGTGACAGGGTGGAGATCGCCGGGGTGAACGTCGGCCTGGTGCGCTCGCTGGTGATCCGCGGAAACAGCGTCCTGATCGGATTCTCGTTGCCCGGCAAACGGATCGGGACCCAAAGCCGCGTGGCGATCCGCACCGACACCTTTCTCGGCCGCAAGGACATGCAGATCCAACCCCGCGGCTCGGAACCGTTGCGGCCGAACGGCATCCTCCCATCGGGACAGACCACTACGCCCTACCAGATCTACGACGCGTTCGTCGACGTCACGAAGGCGGCGACGGACTGGAACATCGACGTCGTCAAGCGGTCGCTGAACGTCCTGTCGGAGACCTTCGACCAGACCGCTCCGCACCTGAGTGCGGCCCTCGACGGGGTGGCCAAATTCTCCGAGACCATCGGCGGGCGCGACGAGCAGATCAAGCAGCTGTTGGCGAACGCCAACAAGGTCGCCGGCGTCCTCGGCGACCGCAGCGAACAGGTCAACGGCCTGCTGGTCAACGCCAAGACGCTGCTGGCCGCCTTCCGGGAGCGCAGCCAGGCGCTGAGGATTCTGCTCAGCAACGTGTCGGCGGTGTCGGCCCAGGTGTCCGGTCTGATCAACGACAATCCCCACGCGCACCACGTGCTGCAGCAGTTGGGCACGGTCAGCGACGAGCTGGTCAAACGCAAGAACGAACTGGCCGACGTGCTGGTGCTGCTCAGCAGGTACGCCGCATCCCTGACGGAGGCCGTCGCCTCCGGGCCGTTCTTCAAGGCGATCGTGGCGAATCTGCTGCCCTACCAAGTCCTGCAGCCGTGGGTCGACGCGGCGTTCAAGAAGCGGGGCATCGACCCGGAGAACTTCTGGCGCAGCGCCGGGTTGCCGGCGTTCCGCTGGCCCGACCCCAACGGGACCCGGTTCCCCAACGGCGCGCCGCCGCCGGCGCCGCCGGTGCTCGAGGGCACCCCGGATCATCCGGGACCCGCCGTCCCGCCGGGATCGCCGTGTTCGTACACGCCGCCGGCCGGCGCGTCGCCGCGGCCCGCAAACCCGCTGCCCTGCAAGGTGTCCGATCAAGGCCCCTTCGGTACCGTCGCGGGCGGCTTCCCCGCGCCGCCGGACCTCCAGGTGTCGCCGCCCAATCCCGACGGGGCGTCGCCCACACCGGGGGTACCGAGTGCGGCGCGGCCCGGCGAGACGCCGCCGGACGTCCCGGGCACCCCCGTTCCCCTTCCGACGCACGCGCCACCGGGGGCGCGCACCCAACCACTGACGGGTGGTGAGCAGCCATGA
- a CDS encoding MCE family protein — MRTTGTAIKLGVLWSVLAVFTVVIIVVFGQLRFDRTTGYSAVFTDASGLRAGQFVRASGVEVGKVSKVALIAGDSRVLVDFAVDRSLPLDRETTASIRYLNLIGERYLELGRGDSGERLAPGATIPIEHTRPALDLDALIGGFRPLFKTLDPEKVNGIAQSVITVFQGQGATINDILDQTASLTAALADRDKAIGEVVTNLNTVLATTVKHQKELDGTVANLELLITGLKNRADPLAAAAAHLSEAAGTLAALLGDDRPALHGTLGYLEDVAQPLIDDQPALDDVLEKLPSAYRVIGRAGGIYGDFYNFYLCDIAIKVNGLQPGGPVRTVKLFGQPTGRCTPQ, encoded by the coding sequence ATGAGAACCACCGGCACAGCGATCAAACTCGGCGTCCTCTGGTCGGTACTGGCGGTGTTCACCGTGGTGATCATCGTGGTGTTCGGCCAGCTGCGGTTCGACCGCACCACAGGGTATTCCGCGGTGTTCACCGACGCGAGCGGGTTGCGCGCCGGTCAGTTCGTCCGCGCGTCGGGGGTGGAGGTCGGCAAGGTCTCCAAAGTGGCCCTGATCGCCGGGGACAGCCGCGTCCTGGTGGACTTCGCCGTGGACCGCTCGCTGCCGCTGGACCGGGAGACGACGGCGTCGATCCGCTACCTCAACCTCATCGGCGAACGCTACCTGGAACTGGGCCGCGGCGACAGCGGCGAGCGGCTGGCCCCGGGCGCGACGATCCCGATAGAGCACACCCGGCCGGCGCTGGACCTCGACGCGCTGATCGGCGGGTTCCGCCCATTGTTCAAGACGCTGGACCCGGAAAAGGTCAACGGCATCGCCCAGTCGGTCATCACCGTGTTCCAAGGGCAGGGTGCCACCATCAACGACATCCTGGACCAGACCGCGTCGCTGACCGCCGCGCTGGCCGACCGGGACAAGGCGATCGGCGAGGTCGTCACCAACCTGAACACCGTGCTGGCCACCACCGTCAAGCACCAGAAGGAGCTCGACGGGACGGTCGCGAACTTGGAACTGCTGATCACCGGGCTGAAGAACCGGGCCGATCCGCTCGCCGCGGCGGCGGCACACCTGAGCGAGGCCGCGGGCACCCTGGCCGCCCTGCTGGGTGACGACCGCCCGGCGCTGCACGGCACCCTGGGATACCTCGAGGACGTCGCGCAGCCGCTCATCGACGACCAGCCCGCCCTCGACGACGTGCTCGAGAAACTGCCTTCGGCCTACCGCGTGATCGGCCGCGCCGGCGGTATCTACGGCGACTTCTACAACTTCTACCTCTGCGACATCGCCATCAAGGTCAACGGTTTACAGCCCGGCGGCCCGGTGCGCACCGTCAAGCTGTTCGGGCAGCCCACCGGGAGGTGCACGCCGCAATGA
- a CDS encoding MCE family protein, with the protein MTTPAMRTDRRVWLYVEAVVLLSACGLVMALVYLQFRGDFTPKTTLTMVASRAGLVMEPGAKVTYNGVAIGRVAGISEIEREGRPGARLLLNVNPRYIELIPANVVANIEAATLFGNKYVALSAPTNPAPQHISTHDVIEVRSVTTEFNTLFESVTSLAEKVDPVELNATLSALAQALNGLGDRFGEALVNGNQILAQLNPRMPAFRHDVRRLADLADVYAGASPDLWGFLRNALTTARTLTRQQNDLDAALLAAVGLGHNGEEIFARGGPYLTRGAADLVPTARLLDTYSPELLCTVRNFHDAAPKVAHAVGGNGYSLAAAGTVVGAPNPYVYPDNLPRVNARGGPGGEPGCWQTITRDLWPAPYLVMDTGASIAPYNHLELGQPMFTEYVWGRQYGENTINP; encoded by the coding sequence ATGACGACGCCGGCGATGCGGACCGACAGACGCGTGTGGCTGTATGTGGAGGCCGTGGTCCTGCTGTCGGCCTGCGGGCTGGTTATGGCGTTGGTGTACCTGCAGTTTCGTGGCGACTTCACACCCAAGACGACCCTGACGATGGTGGCTTCGCGGGCGGGGTTGGTGATGGAACCGGGGGCGAAGGTCACCTACAACGGGGTGGCGATCGGCCGGGTGGCCGGCATCTCGGAGATCGAACGTGAGGGCAGACCGGGGGCCAGGCTGTTGCTGAACGTAAACCCCCGCTACATCGAGCTGATCCCGGCCAACGTGGTGGCCAACATCGAGGCGGCCACCCTGTTCGGCAACAAGTACGTGGCATTGAGCGCACCTACAAACCCTGCGCCGCAGCATATCTCGACACACGATGTCATCGAGGTGCGGTCGGTGACGACCGAGTTCAACACGTTGTTCGAATCGGTCACCTCGCTCGCGGAGAAGGTCGACCCCGTCGAGCTGAACGCGACGCTGTCCGCGCTGGCGCAGGCGCTGAACGGGCTGGGCGACAGGTTCGGGGAGGCGCTGGTCAACGGCAACCAGATTCTGGCGCAGCTGAACCCGCGCATGCCCGCGTTCCGGCACGACGTGCGGCGGTTGGCTGACCTGGCCGACGTTTACGCCGGCGCCTCACCTGACCTGTGGGGCTTCCTGCGGAACGCGTTGACCACCGCGCGCACACTGACCAGACAGCAGAACGATCTGGACGCGGCGCTGTTGGCGGCGGTCGGGCTGGGGCACAACGGCGAAGAAATCTTCGCCCGGGGCGGGCCGTACCTGACGCGCGGGGCCGCCGATCTGGTGCCCACCGCGCGGCTGCTCGACACCTACAGCCCCGAGCTGCTCTGCACGGTCCGCAACTTTCACGACGCCGCACCCAAAGTCGCCCACGCCGTCGGCGGCAACGGCTACTCGCTGGCGGCGGCCGGAACCGTCGTCGGGGCCCCCAACCCGTACGTCTATCCCGACAACCTGCCGCGGGTCAACGCCCGCGGCGGGCCCGGCGGCGAGCCGGGCTGCTGGCAGACCATCACCCGCGACCTGTGGCCGGCGCCATATCTGGTGATGGACACCGGTGCCAGCATCGCGCCGTACAACCACTTGGAGCTCGGCCAGCCGATGTTCACCGAATACGTCTGGGGCCGCCAGTACGGGGAGAACACGATCAACCCATGA
- a CDS encoding ABC transporter permease: protein MSTGVVARGRFPRTAATIGRYGGGTARRFERIGIFARFTRISVWQIGWALRRYHRETLRLIAEIGMGTGAMAIVGGTVAIIGFVTLSGGSLIAIQGFASLGNIGVEAFTGFFAALANTRVAAPIISGVALAATVGAGATAQLGAMRISEEIDALEVMGIKSISFLVSTRILGGLVVIVPLYALALDMAFTSGQLVTTVFYGQSNGTYEHYFRTFLRPEDVGWSVLEVVIMAVVVMITHCYYGYTASGGPVGVGQAVGRSMRFSLVSVVLVVLLAQLALYGVDPNFNLTV, encoded by the coding sequence ATGTCCACCGGTGTCGTCGCACGGGGCCGCTTCCCGCGCACCGCGGCCACCATCGGGCGCTACGGAGGCGGCACGGCGCGCCGGTTCGAGCGGATCGGGATCTTCGCGCGGTTCACCCGGATCAGCGTCTGGCAGATCGGGTGGGCGCTGCGCCGCTATCACCGGGAGACGCTGCGGCTGATCGCCGAGATCGGTATGGGAACCGGTGCGATGGCGATCGTGGGTGGCACGGTCGCCATCATCGGGTTCGTGACGCTGTCCGGCGGATCGCTGATCGCCATCCAGGGCTTCGCGTCGCTGGGCAACATCGGTGTCGAGGCGTTCACCGGATTCTTTGCCGCACTGGCCAACACGCGCGTCGCCGCGCCCATCATCTCCGGCGTCGCGCTGGCCGCCACGGTCGGCGCCGGCGCCACCGCGCAGTTGGGTGCCATGCGGATCAGCGAGGAGATCGACGCGCTGGAAGTCATGGGCATCAAGTCGATCTCGTTTCTGGTCTCGACCCGGATCCTGGGCGGGCTGGTGGTGATCGTGCCGTTGTACGCGCTGGCCCTCGACATGGCCTTCACCTCCGGGCAACTCGTCACGACGGTGTTCTACGGCCAGTCCAACGGCACCTACGAGCACTACTTCCGCACCTTCCTGCGACCCGAGGACGTGGGCTGGTCGGTGCTCGAGGTCGTCATCATGGCGGTGGTGGTGATGATCACCCACTGCTACTACGGCTACACCGCCAGCGGCGGGCCGGTCGGGGTCGGTCAGGCCGTCGGCCGCTCGATGCGTTTCTCCCTGGTTTCGGTGGTGCTCGTGGTCCTGCTGGCCCAGTTGGCGCTCTACGGCGTCGACCCGAACTTCAACCTCACGGTGTAA
- a CDS encoding MlaE family ABC transporter permease — MSTPAVITTYLRGQIQPGVDAVGGFFRTCVLTGKALFRRPFQWRETIEQGWFITSVSLLPTLAVAIPLTVLIIFTLNILLAEFGAADISGAGAALGAVTQLGPLTTVLVIAGAGSTAICADLGARTIREEIDAMEVLGIDPIHRLVVPRVVAATIVATLLNGAVITIGLVGGFIFGVYIQHVSAGAYVGTLTLVTGLPEVVISVVKSATFGTIAGLVGCYRGLTTKGGPKGVGIAVNETLVLCVIALFAVNVVLTTIGVRFGTGR; from the coding sequence GTGAGCACCCCCGCGGTGATCACCACTTACCTGCGCGGCCAGATCCAGCCGGGAGTCGACGCCGTCGGCGGATTCTTCCGGACCTGCGTGCTGACCGGTAAAGCGCTGTTCCGGAGGCCCTTTCAGTGGCGCGAGACGATCGAGCAGGGCTGGTTCATCACCAGTGTGTCGCTGCTGCCGACCCTCGCGGTCGCGATTCCGCTGACCGTGCTCATCATCTTCACGCTCAACATCCTGCTGGCCGAGTTCGGAGCCGCCGACATCTCCGGTGCGGGCGCGGCGCTGGGCGCGGTCACCCAACTGGGCCCGCTGACCACCGTGCTCGTGATCGCCGGCGCCGGGTCCACGGCGATCTGCGCGGACCTGGGCGCCCGCACCATCCGCGAGGAGATCGACGCGATGGAGGTCCTCGGCATCGACCCCATCCACCGGCTGGTGGTGCCCCGCGTCGTCGCCGCGACCATCGTCGCGACCCTGCTCAACGGTGCGGTGATCACCATCGGCCTGGTCGGCGGTTTCATCTTCGGCGTTTACATCCAACACGTTTCGGCGGGCGCCTACGTCGGCACCCTCACCCTGGTCACCGGCCTGCCCGAGGTGGTCATCTCGGTGGTCAAGTCGGCGACGTTCGGAACGATCGCCGGGCTGGTGGGCTGCTACCGCGGCCTGACCACCAAGGGCGGTCCCAAGGGCGTCGGCATCGCCGTCAACGAGACGCTGGTGCTGTGCGTGATCGCGCTGTTCGCGGTCAACGTGGTGCTGACGACGATCGGTGTCCGGTTCGGAACGGGGCGCTGA
- a CDS encoding FadR/GntR family transcriptional regulator: protein MALQPVIRRSVPEEVFEQIAADVLSGEMQPGAALPSERRLAEVLGVSRPAVREALKRLSAAGLVDVRQGGVTTVRDFRQHAGLDLLPRLLFRNDELDGAVFRSILEARLRNGPKVAELAAERHGPDLAGLLENSLRALESEPDPLEWQRRALSFWDHVVDSAGSIVFRLMYNAFRAAYEPAIAAVAPGLTAEGNRPEIYRALADAICAGDGPGAKDAAHHALELANAALLDALERRGKRQ, encoded by the coding sequence ATGGCGCTGCAACCGGTGATTCGCCGCTCGGTGCCCGAAGAGGTCTTCGAGCAGATCGCCGCCGACGTGTTGAGCGGGGAGATGCAGCCCGGTGCGGCCCTGCCCAGTGAGCGCCGGCTCGCCGAGGTGCTGGGCGTATCGCGGCCCGCCGTCCGCGAGGCGCTCAAGCGGCTCTCGGCGGCCGGGCTGGTCGACGTGCGCCAGGGCGGCGTCACCACGGTGCGCGACTTCCGGCAGCACGCGGGCCTGGACCTGTTGCCGCGGTTGCTGTTTCGCAACGACGAGCTCGACGGCGCGGTCTTCCGCAGCATCCTCGAGGCCCGGCTGCGCAACGGTCCGAAGGTCGCCGAGCTGGCGGCCGAACGACACGGGCCCGACCTGGCGGGGCTGCTCGAGAACTCGCTGCGCGCCCTCGAGTCGGAGCCGGACCCGCTCGAGTGGCAACGCCGTGCGCTCTCGTTCTGGGACCATGTGGTCGACAGCGCCGGATCGATCGTGTTCCGGTTGATGTACAACGCGTTTCGCGCCGCATACGAGCCGGCGATCGCCGCCGTGGCCCCGGGGCTGACCGCCGAAGGTAACCGCCCGGAGATCTACCGGGCCCTGGCCGATGCGATCTGCGCCGGCGACGGGCCCGGCGCGAAGGACGCCGCCCACCACGCGCTGGAACTGGCGAATGCGGCCCTGCTGGACGCACTCGAGCGCCGGGGGAAGCGGCAGTGA
- a CDS encoding lysylphosphatidylglycerol synthase domain-containing protein, with protein MRVDGCDIGVSGNLLQPLIRRTNDILRLALAALFLATVITSSLITRPDWVSLERSVSQIVGVLSPAQSDAVYLVYGFAIVALPFVILMGLIFSRQWKLLGAYAGAGIVSVVLLSISSNHIAAPRWHFELSDRLTTMPAQFLDDPRWIAMLAAVLTVSGPWLPARWRRWWWALLLAFVPIHLVISAIVPARSLLGLAVGWLVGALVVLAVGTPALEVPLDSAVRAMARRGFFVSQLTVVRPAGAGPLVLRAASANADSAAAASAVMELYGPHQRSGGALRQIWRKVRLRDNETAPLVASMRRAVEHRALMSIAIGDAGVANTSTIAVTPLARDWMLYAHNPVRGRTLDECAPEVPVARVWEALRTLHDHQISHGDLRGREITVADGAVLFGGFGAAEYGATDAQFQSDLAQLLVTTTALFDAESAVGAAIGVFGEDAILTASRRLTKIAVPKRLRKSLPNAGATISSARAEVKRQTGADQIKTETITRFTRGQIIQLVLFGALVYVAYPFISTVPTFFSELRTANWWWALLGLLISALTYVGAAAALWASADESVNFWKLSVAQVANTFAATTTPAGVGGLALSTRYLQKGGGLSAVRATTAVALQQSVQVIMHLALLILFSTLAGASTDLSHFVPTATVLYLIAGVALGIAGTFLFVPKLRRWLATDVRPKLQELGADLVDVAREPKRLGLIVLGCAGTTLGAALALWASIEAFGGGASFVSVTVVTMVGGTLASAAPTPGGVGAVEAALIGGLAAFGVPAAIGVPSVLLYRVLTCWLPVFVGWPVMRWLTSHELI; from the coding sequence ATGCGAGTTGACGGGTGCGACATCGGTGTTTCCGGCAACTTGCTGCAACCGCTGATCCGGCGGACCAACGACATCCTGCGACTGGCCCTGGCCGCGTTGTTCCTTGCCACCGTGATCACGAGTTCGCTGATCACCCGGCCCGACTGGGTCTCGCTCGAGAGGTCCGTCTCCCAGATCGTCGGGGTGTTGTCGCCCGCGCAGTCCGACGCGGTCTACCTGGTGTACGGATTCGCGATCGTGGCGCTGCCGTTCGTGATCCTGATGGGCCTGATCTTCTCCCGGCAGTGGAAGCTGTTGGGCGCCTACGCGGGGGCCGGGATAGTCTCCGTCGTCCTGCTGTCGATCAGCAGCAACCACATCGCGGCACCCCGATGGCACTTCGAGTTGTCCGACCGGCTCACCACGATGCCCGCCCAGTTCCTCGACGATCCGCGGTGGATCGCGATGCTGGCGGCGGTGCTGACGGTCTCGGGCCCCTGGCTGCCGGCGCGCTGGCGGCGCTGGTGGTGGGCGCTGCTGCTCGCCTTCGTACCGATCCACCTCGTCATCAGCGCGATAGTGCCGGCGCGTTCGCTGCTGGGGCTGGCCGTCGGGTGGCTGGTCGGGGCGCTGGTGGTGCTGGCCGTCGGCACCCCCGCCCTCGAGGTGCCGCTCGACAGCGCGGTCCGGGCGATGGCCCGGCGCGGGTTCTTCGTGTCGCAGCTGACCGTGGTCCGACCGGCCGGCGCCGGGCCGCTGGTCCTGCGCGCCGCGTCGGCCAATGCCGACTCGGCGGCCGCGGCCTCGGCGGTGATGGAGCTCTACGGGCCCCATCAGCGCAGCGGCGGCGCACTGCGCCAGATCTGGCGCAAGGTGCGGCTGCGCGACAACGAGACCGCGCCCCTGGTGGCCTCGATGCGCCGCGCCGTGGAACACCGCGCCCTGATGTCAATCGCCATCGGCGACGCGGGCGTCGCCAACACCTCGACGATCGCCGTGACGCCGCTGGCGCGCGACTGGATGCTTTACGCCCACAACCCCGTTCGCGGTAGGACGCTCGACGAGTGCGCGCCCGAGGTCCCGGTCGCGCGGGTGTGGGAGGCGCTGCGCACGCTGCACGACCATCAGATCTCCCACGGGGATCTGCGCGGCCGCGAGATCACGGTGGCCGACGGCGCGGTGCTGTTCGGCGGGTTCGGCGCCGCCGAGTACGGCGCCACCGACGCGCAGTTCCAGTCCGACCTGGCCCAACTCCTGGTCACCACGACGGCGCTGTTCGACGCGGAGTCCGCGGTCGGCGCCGCGATCGGCGTCTTCGGCGAGGACGCCATCCTGACCGCCTCGCGCAGGCTCACCAAAATCGCTGTGCCCAAACGGCTTCGGAAGTCGCTGCCGAACGCCGGCGCCACCATCTCCAGCGCACGTGCCGAGGTCAAGCGGCAAACGGGCGCCGACCAGATCAAAACCGAAACCATCACCCGGTTCACCCGCGGCCAGATCATCCAGCTGGTGCTGTTCGGGGCGCTCGTCTATGTCGCCTACCCCTTCATCAGCACCGTGCCCACGTTCTTCTCCGAGTTGAGGACCGCGAACTGGTGGTGGGCGCTGCTGGGGCTGCTGATCTCGGCGCTGACCTACGTGGGCGCGGCGGCCGCCCTGTGGGCGAGCGCCGACGAGTCGGTGAACTTCTGGAAGCTGTCGGTCGCGCAGGTGGCCAACACCTTCGCCGCCACCACCACGCCCGCCGGCGTCGGTGGACTGGCGCTCAGCACCCGTTACCTGCAAAAGGGCGGCGGGCTGTCGGCGGTGCGCGCCACCACGGCGGTGGCGCTGCAGCAATCGGTGCAGGTGATCATGCACCTGGCGTTGCTCATTCTGTTCAGCACCCTGGCCGGTGCGTCGACGGACCTTTCCCACTTCGTCCCGACCGCCACCGTCCTGTACCTGATCGCGGGCGTGGCGCTGGGCATCGCGGGCACGTTCCTGTTCGTGCCCAAGCTGCGGCGCTGGCTGGCCACGGACGTGCGCCCCAAGCTGCAGGAGTTGGGCGCCGACCTCGTCGATGTCGCCCGCGAGCCCAAACGCCTGGGGCTGATCGTGCTCGGCTGTGCCGGAACGACTCTCGGCGCCGCGTTGGCGCTGTGGGCCAGCATCGAGGCCTTCGGCGGCGGCGCGTCGTTCGTCAGCGTCACGGTGGTGACGATGGTCGGCGGGACGCTGGCCTCCGCGGCACCGACACCCGGCGGCGTCGGGGCGGTGGAGGCGGCGCTGATCGGTGGTCTGGCCGCGTTCGGCGTGCCCGCGGCCATCGGCGTGCCGTCGGTGCTGCTCTACCGGGTGCTCACCTGCTGGTTGCCGGTGTTCGTCGGCTGGCCGGTGATGCGCTGGCTGACCAGCCACGAGTTGATCTAA